In a single window of the Zea mays cultivar B73 chromosome 5, Zm-B73-REFERENCE-NAM-5.0, whole genome shotgun sequence genome:
- the LOC100502289 gene encoding uncharacterized LOC100502289: protein MAIDHAARLGLTSRGATGGGGCGDDVDAENRRWPPWLKPLLCTSFFVQCRIHADAHKSECNMYCLDCMDGALCSLCLARHRDHHSIQIRRSSYHDVIRVSEIHKVLDIAGVQTYIINSARVVFLNERPQPRPGKGVTNTCEVCERSLLDCFRFCSLGCKIVGTARGYRPKKKHGGGGGGGNKRKRAALKDVRSDSEESCTSTSGASSDKSSVVQSFSPSTPPPASASYRRPGNKRRKGVPHRSPFGSLIVEF, encoded by the exons ATGGCGATAGACCACGCGGCGCGTCTCGGACTGACGAGCAGAGGTGCCACG GGAGGCGGCGGGTGCGGAGACGACGTCGACGCCGAGAACCGGCGGTGGCCGCCGTGGCTGAAGCCGCTGCTGTGCACGAGCTTCTTCGTCCAATGCAGGATCCACGCCGACGCGCACAAGAGCGAGTGCAACATGTACTGCCTCGACTGCATGGACGGCGCGCTCTGCTCCCTCTGCCTCGCGCGCCACCGCGACCACCACTCCATCCAG ATACGGAGGTCGTCGTACCACGACGTGATCCGGGTGTCGGAGATACACAAGGTGCTGGACATCGCCGGCGTGCAGACGTACATCATCAACAGCGCGCGCGTGGTGTTCCTCAACGAGCGCCCGCAGCCTCGCCCGGGCAAGGGCGTCACCAACACCTGCGAGGTCTGCGAGCGcagcctcctcgactgcttccgcTTCTGCTCCCTCGGGTGCAAG ATAGTGGGCACGGCGCGTGGTTACCGTCCCAAGAAGAAGcacggcggcggaggcggcggcggtaaCAAGAGGAAGAGAGCGGCGCTTAAGGACGTGCGCTCTGACTCGGAGGAGTCGTGCACCAGCACCAGCGGCGCCAGCAGCGACAAGAGCAGCGTCGTGCAGAGCTTCTCGCCGTCGACCCCGCCGCCGGCCTCCGCTAGCTACCGCCGCCCAGGGAACAAGCGCCGGAAGGGCGTCCCGCACCGGTCGCCCTTCGGTAGCCTCATCGTCGAGTTCTAG